CATGGCCCCTATCGCCTTCGGCTCCAGGGTGACATGTGACTTTTTTAGTTCTGGGGCAAGCGTCCGCATTGCATCTGCAAGGCTGAAATGCACGACGTTGATGTCGCAGGAGGCGAGAAAGTCGTCGATGGCGGGTTTCGCGATTTCGTTGTAGAAATCGGAGGTCTTATTGCCGCTCATCTGATTCGCCTTGAATTTCAGGAACTGATCGTATATCGGCTTTGCCTTGTTCCCGAAATAGCGGATAAAGTCCTTAACGTCGAAGAAATACCATTCGTCAAAATTTGTGATGGCGAGCCACTTGATTTCGTGATTGCCCGAATGCACGTATTCCAGCATAAAGTAATAGACGAGTTCCTGCAACGATTTTATGTTCGGGTGCTCCGCCGAAAACATTTCCGCCGCATTCGTCGGCGACTTCGCTTCGATAATCACCGCAGGCTTTGCACTTGCCGTGTTCCCGTTAAAAACGCACAAGTCTATCGGGCGGTTGACCTGCACCGAATAATCGGGTTCAAAAATCTTGCGTAAAAAGTTCCAGATTTCGCCCTTGTGGTATTCTTCGTCCTGCGCCGGGTTTCGCTTGCCGTAAAGGTTATTGAGCGAAAGCTTGAAATCCTCCATCTTTTCGACGGGAACGGGCAACTTGAGAAACGCGGAATTGACGGACTTTTTAGGCGAAATGAACTTGATTGACATACAACGGAAATATACCCTTTTTTGAAGACAAAAGATGGCAATCCCAAGGTTTTTGAGGCATTTCCCGTTTTTTTTTGCAGTCGGGGCGTTGCGGGGTGTCCCCGCTAGAAGGGGTAGCGAAAGACTTGCCCTGGACCCTATCGCCTTTGGCTCCAGGGTGACATAAGGGCAAGGCTGAAGCGAGGGGGAGACTTCCCCCTTCAAAAAAAATCGCGCAGGCCTATTGACAAACTGGATTTTTGAATCTATATTTAGTGCACAAGTGTGTAGTTTTTGGCATTTTTTACGCTTGTATGCCAGAGGAGTTGACGATGAAGAAAGATGTTGCGGCCAGTGCGGCCGAGGCCGTTGCGCCGAAAAAGCCTGAATTTTCCCTGATAGACGAGGATTTGCTCAAGTCGCGAATATATACCATCCGCGGGGTAAAGGTCATGCTCGATGCCGATTTGGCGGAAATTTACGTTTACGCATCCGGTTGTTGGCCGTCGTGCGCTTTCCATGCGCATTCCGTCACCTGCATATCCGTAAAACGAGCCGTGAAGCTGGAATTTTCCGGGCTGCATGCATATATGCCAAACCGAATTTTTCCGGCTCCTTCGAGCATGTGGCAAATCCGCATTTGAGAAAACTGCACCCCGTCTCGAGAACATTCTATGCAGTAGTCATCTTCGCGCCTGCTGAGCCTATACCACATGGATTTTACATCTGCAGGAATCGCAGTCGTCGCCCAGTCTGAATACCCGCGGTTTGTCACGACAGAACCCAGGTGCTGGAATTTTTCATTCTCATATTCAACCGACGCCTTAAGCCAATTATCCGAATCCAGATACAGCGCCACCCCGCACTGGTCGAAGCGATGATGACTTTCGGAAAAATCGGTTTTGACGACAAAGGAAAAGAACTTTTCTTCTGTTTCAATCTGCAGAACCGGAGCGTTATCGTTTCTGAAATGATAGTAGGTCCTTTGCCAAAGGTCCGTATGCGGGGCGGTCACAATTTCGACGCATTCCTGATTGATGCTGTAGTTCCGGGGTTCCCTGACCCATTTCATTTTAGAAATATCAAACATTTCTGTAGCCTTTGAATTTGTCCCTATCCGAATTTATTCCAACATTTTTCCAAGTTCATACGCCTGCTGCAAGGCAATTTCCCCGACATCGCCTTTGTCCTTTGCACCGCGCACAAGTACCTGGCCCATATCCTGCAGCTTGAAGAAATTGAGGCAAAGCCTGTACTGCGTGAGAATGCCATCGAACAGTTCCGGGAGCGAAGCCGCACCGACCAAGAGGAGCGCCATTTTGTGGATGCGAAAAGTATCGCGAATTGGATTGTGGAACCGGTCAATGACAGCCTTGAGTTGCGCACTCAAGCCGTAGAAATAAACCGGCGATGCAATCACGAGCATTTCGGCATTCGACATTTTGTCGTAAATAATTTGCATGTCGTCTTTCTGGCAGCACTTGTGGTCTTCGCGGTCAAAACACGAATTGCACCCGATGCAAGGATTGATTTTGTAGTCGTGAACCGAAACGACCTCAACTTGGTTTTTTTGCGAAGCACCCTTCACAAACGATTCCACCAGCAAATCTGTATTGCCGCCCTTGCGCGGGCTACCCGAAAGAACAAGGATATTCATACTTAAACCATCGCCATATAGTTTGTTGCTATAATCTATAAAAAATAACTAGCGATCGCTACGGTGCCACACTCATTGACAAGACATTCTATATTTAGTGTAAAAACAAATCCTTTCAAGGAGATGACTGCTCTGTGGCAGGCATGACAAAACAACGAGTTTTCTATGGAAGAAACATTTAAGACAAAAGGTACATGCGCAACGACGATTCAGTTCACGCGTGACGGCGACATTATCCGCAACATCCGCTTTACGGGTGGATGCAACGGAAACCTCAAGGCGATTGCAAAACTTTGCGAAGGCATGAAGGCCGAAGACATTGCAGCCAAATTGCTCGGCAACACCTGCGGCGGAAAGCCAACCTCTTGCGCCGACCAGCTCGCCCGTGCCGTTCTCGGGATGGAAGCCTAAAACCTGCAAAATAAGGAAGATTCGCGAACTCGCCTTGCGCTCCGCATGCAATAAAGAGCTATCTTTACACACGAAATGGAACTGATTAAAAAGTACGACATAACGGTTTTGTGCAATCCCGGTGTGGAATCGGCGCAATTGCTCACGCCCGAAAACAGCAGGTCAGAAAAGGTTTCGGTCACGAAGGTTTCTGTCATGCCGGGTGCAGAACAGCCGCGTCATAAGCATTACACGTCGGAACAGGTGTGGGTCGCAGTCCAAGGCCGCGGCGTTTTATTGCTTGCCGACGATAAAGAAGTTCCGTTTGAAGTTGGTGACGTTGTGCGTTTTGCAGAGAAGGAAATCCACGGGCTGCGCAATATGGGACCCGAGATTTTCGAATACATTTGCATCAGCACACCACCGATGAATTTCGCGTACGCGTACATGCAAGCAAGATAAAAGAAGGCGGCCGAAGCCGCCATTTTTTATTTCAGATCCATCGACTTCGCTACGCTCAGGATGACACGAGCCCGCGCAGCACTTGCCCAATGATTACTATTTCAAGAAGAGCGAGATTTTCCCGAAATCAAGAATCGTGATGAACACAAAGAAGCTGATGAAGAATGCCGCCGCGACGTTCTGGATTACGGATTGAGTCTTGAGACTTAGCGGCTTACCGCGCAACTTTTCAATGCCGAGGAACATCAGGAGACCGCCATCGGTAATCGCAAGCGGGAGCAAGTTCATCACACCCAGGTTGATGCTGATAAGCGCAAGGAGCATGAGGAAGTCCTGGAATCCGCTCATCCACACGTTGCCCATCACAGCGACAATCGAGACCGGGCCGGAGAACGCATCGACCTTCACCTGGCCTTGGAACAAGCGCTTGAAATAGCGGAAGATGCTCGTCGTCATTTTCCAGCTCGTAGCGCAAGTCTTTTCGAACGCTTCGACCGGGCCGCGACGCACGAGATGCGTTTCGCTGAACATCACATAGCCCATCTGGATACCGACAATGTAACGCTTGAATTCTTCGTTGTAAGCAGGCGTCATCTTCACATTGACTTTTTCGCCATTACGCAAAAGCGTCACGTTGACTTCGGCACCTTTGGAACCGTCAATCAAGCGGACAACATCTTCATAGCGAGAAATGTGCTCGCCGTTGATTTCAAAAATTGTATCGCCCTGCGCAATCCCTGCTTTTTGAGCAGCGGTACCTTCTTTAGGCGGAAGGCGGACAATCACGCGGTTGCGCGGGTAAATACCGATATCGCCAATTCCCATCTTGATGGGTTCGGAGGTCGAATCCGCCGCCGGAATCACGAGTTCTTGCGGGACGACTTTGATGGCGAGCGGCGCCCCGCCACGATGCACTTCGAGCATCACATCGGCACCGAGACTCACGCCAATCTGTTCACGAAAATCATCCCAACCTTGCGTTTCTTTTCCGTTGATAGACGTAATCGTATCGCCCGGCTGGATGCCTGCAATTTCGGCAGAGGAATTTTTCGCCACAAAACCGACAATGAGGCTCTTGTTGTCCGGTTCCTGGACGCCGACCATGTAAAGGAATATAAGGAGGATAAACGCAAAGGCGATATTCACAAACGGGCCAGCAAAGGCAATCGCAGCACGAGCGCCCACGGACTTCCCTAAAAAATCATCTTGCGACGGGAGCTTGCCCTCTTCAATGCTATCCGGATTTTCGCCAGCCATGGCGACGTAGCCGCCAAAGGGAATCGCCGAAATGCAGTATTCCGTCTCGCCCTTCTTGAAGCGGAAAAGCTTTTTGCCAAATCCTACCGAGAACGTATTTACGCGGACCTTGTTCCACTTGGCAACGATAAAATGTCCCAGTTCGTGAATAGTCACGAGGAAGCTCAGGGCAAAAAGCCCCAGAACAAACATCAACAAATTATTTAATATACTCGACATCATACGGTCAATTTAGAAAACCAAGAACAAGCAAAAACAAGGCTATTATGTAAATAATAAGCTTTTTCGACTTTTTATGCAAAGTTTGCTATTTTAACTAAAAGACTCGTCTATCAAGGAAAGAAAAATGAAATTTTTTGCAAGCACACTTTGTTGCGTTTTCACCTTTGGAATCACAGCATTTTCACAAAATGAACTTAGACCCATAGATACAATCATCTGTTATGACATAAGCCATTTAGGATTCGCCGAAACAAACGAAAAAACTTTTAATGATTTATTCTTCAAACTAAGTCGGCTACACACGATTTCATGGAATGACGAAAAATAAAATCAGGAGATATATGAAACACATTACAACAGCACTCTTCCTGTTAAGCATTTTTGCAATCGCACAAGAAAACGGAACACCTAATGGAGATGAAACCGTTTGCGAGACATTAAACCACAACGGATTCATCAGCGTCACCGAGAATTCTTACAACGAAGTTTACAACTACGTCAAAGATTCCACATTTTCTTTATTGCACTTTGCAGTCGATGTCAGCGGCACCATCGATACCGTTTTCGAAAACTACAACAATGTACTAAGTCTCGACAACCAAAATACATCCGCCCCTTTACTTGGTATCACCGAACACAAAATCACGCGAATGAAAACAATTAGCATAACAAATCGTAAATTGACATTGCCAGCAAGCAACGACTCTTCCATGATCAAAAAGTTTAAAGCTCATCGAGTCTTCATCCCCAAATCATTACCTGCAAAAGTTGGAGACTTCATCGTTATAAAAAATTATGCAGCCATACTTAACGACACGTGCTATGCAGGAGAATCCACACATCAAAAAGCACTAGTTTACGGAGAATACACACTCAACCCACAAACCCAATTACAGTTACAAAAAAATATTCGAAATAAGCCCAAGCACGGTTCAGCACGCAATCGAGATGCAAACGGCAAATACACAACAAAACGAGCAAACAACTCCATTCTATATTAAAAGTTCCCACAAAAAAACTTCCTGCAATCAGGAAGTTTTTTGTATAGACGCAAATTACAATTTACTTAATTCTTTGGCCTTTCAAATCAAAGCGTTTGCCGTTCTTTTCGATGAAGAGAGAGTGACCATCGAAACGGAAGCGCGGTTGCTGTGAGCGAACGACCTTGGATTCAACAGGCGTGTGAATTGCGATTGTGCCCTGCGAACTTGAAGATTCAACGTTTGCAGACGAGCTTGATGAAACGCTCGGAATCGACGAGGAGCTGGACGCGACTGCGGAAGACGAACTCTGCGGAACGCTCGAAGAAGAACTTGTGGCAGTTTCAGAAGAACTCGATGCCGGCACGTCTTGTCTTGCTACGCCATTGGCAGCAAATTCCGGAGCATAGCCCGCGTTGATGGCTTCGATAGCGCCAGCGAGGTATGCAAGCGGAGCGTTCCAGTTGATAGCGACTTCGTTCGTGGCGTAGCTGCAACGCTGATCGGTGTAAGCGGTTGCCGCCTGGCCCTTGCGATAATCAGCGCACTTCCATTCGGCGGCAGAACCAACGTCTTCGCCGCCAGGCTGCGGGCCACCCACAAGCATACCCGGGATCGGTTCTTCTACGTTATCCGAAGTACTCGGGCGGTGGTGCGGCATTTTCGGAGACTTGGTGCCGTAACCGGTCACAAAAGACATGTCGAGCGGGTTCTTGCCAAGGAGGTAATCTAAGACCTTGACGGCAGCCTTGTAATACTTTTGATTGCCCGTGAGGTAATAGGCATGCAAGAGCCAAACGCCCTGATTGGAGGCAACCGCATTGGAACCCCATACAAAGTCATCCTTTGCCATCACGACGCCAAAGCCTTTTTCGGCGCGGTTAGCAAAGTTGTCTGCAGTGCCCAAAATCTTTTGCTTGGCTTCGTTTGCATCGCCACCAAATTGCGCCTGATGCGTAGCCTTTTCGTACGTGGCAAGGCCCATGACATCGCCCCAGTAAGAGACGTATTCCGATGAGCCGGACTGCTTGTAAGAAGCATCACCCGTCGTGATGAAGAGTTCTGTCCCGGCAAGAACCTTTTCGTCGTTCGGGTTGTCGTTTTCGTAGGCACCTGTCGAAACGTCCGACGGATTGGCGAGATAGTTGCGGTTCGGATTCTGTTGTCCCCAGGCATAAGCCTTCTTGGCAGCCTCAAGGCACTTGGAAGCGTAATTGGCATCGAACGGCTTGTAAATGCGCGAAGCCATAGCCATTACAGCGGCAAAATCAAACGTACCCGCCGTGCTCTTGCCGATGGCGTAAAGTTTGGAATTGTCCTGCGCCGGCATCACATCGCCCGGGAAACCGAGGGAGGTAAGCTTGTGGTAGACGCCACCGTCAGAAGCCTGCATGGTGAGCATCCAGTCGAGATTGTACTTGATTTCGGCAAGCAAATCCGGGAGGGAGCCTTCGGCCGGAATGTTCCACTTGAGCGCCTTGAAATACTGCGGGAAGTGTTCGTAAAGAGAGAGGAGCGTGTAGGTCGTGATGCCCGAGTTCACAATGTAACGACCGTAGTCGCCAGCATCGTACCAGCCCTTGGTCGAATTGATCGTGCCCGAAGCACCCGTAGAATTGTGGAGTTCAGCAGTCGGATTCGTGTGGCCGGCAGCGCGAGCCCACTTGCCTGCGTACTGGCTTTCGAGAGCCATGGAGGCGCGCTGGTAGTAGAACCACTTGATGGAGGCCTTGACGATTTCTTCGTACGTCTGGGATTTCACGACGAGATCAGAACGGAGCACGTTGCCGTTTACCTTGATGCTGTACTTGCCCGCTTCGGCAAGCTTGGAGAAATCAACGAGCTGGACATTCTGACCGCTCGCGTCCCAGTAAGAGGCGGCCTTCGGCGTCACGGAGAGAACGACCTGGCCTGCGGCATTCACAAAATCCACGTTGCCGTTTGCATCGACCAAAGCGAGTTCCTTGATGTCGCCCGGACGGTAGCCAATCTGGTTGATGTAAGCAGTCGCTGCGAAAGCTGGGGCTGCGAAAAGCGCGGCAAGCGCGACGGACTTTAACGCATTATTTTTCACAAACATCCTCGTAAAAAAGTGCAAGTTTTAGCCCATATAATATAGAGCCGTTCAAGCATATTTTCTACCCGTCCGAACATCATTTTAAAGAAAAGTGTTGCAAGTGTTTTATCCATTGAAAGGGAGATTCCCGCTCGGAACGGGGTCCGGGATGACAAAGGTGGCGGGAATGACAAAGGAGCCGAGTGATGCAGAAACATGCTTGCATGTTTCTATATCCGAGGCGAACAAGTCAGACCCCTTTAGGGGAATGACAACTTCTGGAGAACAGAAAAACGGCGTCCCGGGAGGGGCGCCGTTTGCATTCTATGAATATGGATTTTTGAGGTTAGGTAGGAGAATTACTTGATGAGATGGCCCTTGAGGTCAAAGCGCTTGCCATTCTTTTCGATGAACACCTTCTGGTCTGCAAAACGGAGGCGCGGAGCAGTTTCAACCGACACACGGTTTCTCGAAACAATAGGCTTGAGAGCAGAAGTTCCGCCCTTCGCCACGCCTGGAACAGCAAACGACGGAGCGAAACCAGCATTCAAAGCCTCAAGAGCACCCGCGAGGTAGGCAAACGGGGCGTTCCAGTTAATTGCGACTTCGTTTGTCGCATAGCTGCAACGATTGTCCGTGTAAGAAGTTGCAGCCTGACCCGTTCTATAATCCTTGCATTCCCAAGACTTCGTTCCGATATCTTCACCGCCCGGCTGCGGGCCGCCCACAACCATGCCAGGAACCGGAGGCGTCACCTTGTCAGCCGTACTCGGACGATGGTGCGGCATCATCGGAGACTTTGTACCAAATCCCGTCACAAACGACATATCCAACGGGTTCTTGCCAAGCAGGTAGTCCATGACCTTCTTTGCAGCTTCGTAATACTTCTGTTCACCAGTCACATAGTAAGCGTGGAGGAGGAATACGCCCTGGTTACCCGCAACGGCATTCGAGCCCCAAACGAAATCTTCCTGAGACATGACAACGCCAAAGCCCTTCGTTGCAACGTATGCAAATTCATTAGCAAAATCCAAGAGCATCTGCTTTGCCGTTTCAGCGTCGGCGCCAACTTCGGTGGCATGGGTAGCTGCGCCATAAACAGCGAGACCATACATTTCAGGCCATGCAGGAACAATGCTTACCTTGTTCGGGTCAATCGTCGGTTTATACGATGCATCGCCCGTCGAAATGAACAGTTCCATACCGGCAAAAGCCTTTTCATCAGAGAATTCACCATCGCCATACGAGCCTGTAGCAACATCCATCGGGTTGTTGAAGGCTACCTTCGGATTCTTTTCGGCCCAAGCGTATGCCTTCTTTGCAGCTTCAAGGCACTTCGTGGCATAAGCTTCATCATAAGGCTTATACACGCGGTAAGCAGCAGCCATCACACCCGCAAAATCAAGCGCGGCAGCCGTACCCTTACCGATAACATAAAGCTTTTCCGTATCCTTCGCCGGCATCACGTCGCCCGGGAACTGGAGTGTCGAAAGCTTGTGGTAAACCATGCCATCGGCAGCCTGCATCGTGAGCATCCAATCCAGGTTGTACTTGATTTCGGCAAGCAAGTCCGGCAGGGCGCCTTCGGCGGGAATGTTCCACTTGAGCGTCTTGAAGTAATCCGGGAAATGTTCGTAAAGCGAAAGAAGCGTGTAGGTGGTAATGCCCGAGTTCACGATATAGCGCCCGTAGTCGCCTGCATCGTACCAGCCCTTGCTGGACTCGATTGTTCCAGAGGCACCCGTCGAATTGTGGAGTGTCACGGTTGCATTCGTATGGCCGGCATCGCGTTTCCACTGGCCTGCATAAGTTTCTTCAAGCGGCATGGATGCACGCTGGTAGTAATACCACTTGAGCGCGGCCTTTGCAATATCTTCGAAAGTCTTGTCGGCAATCTTCAAGTCCGAGCGCAGCACTTGCCCGCCCTGCTTGATGGAATAAGTTCCCGAAGCCTTCAATTCCGAGAAATCGACCAGTTGCACATCCTGATTGCTCGGATCCCAGTGAGAAGCCGCCTTCGGCGTCACCTTGAGGACCGTTTGGCCTGCAGCATCGACAATTTCGATATCGCCCGCACCATCGACCAAAGCGAATTCCTTCGGGTCCGACGGACGGTAACCGATCTGGTTGATGTATGCCGTTGCAGCGGTTGCAGCAGTCGCAAGCGAAAGCACGGTGGCCGCAAGCGGGACGAACTGTTTTAAGCCAAATTTGACCTTCATAGGACACTCCTTTCCGTTTTATTACCCTAATAATATATCCCGAAAAAGCGGAAATAAGCCTTATATAAAACAAAAACTGGATACAGCTGTACCCAGTGTGCGAAATTGCAAACGATTTTTAACGTTTAACGTAACCGAACGCGCGCCGAGCACCCTCCGGAGTCGTAGCGACAACGTAGTAAGAGCCAGGGTTCAAGCGCAAGCCGTCAAAAGAGGGAGCTTTCGCCACAAACATTCCATTAAGCGAATAGACGCAGTACGATTCTTTGGCATTCCAAAGGCGCGACTTGCCCAAAACGAGAGTTGAATCCGTATCGTCCGATTCCACATCAGGAACCCTAGCCGCCTTCGCCTCGCGCGCCTTATCCAAAAACGCAACCGCCTTGTCCAAGTTTGCAGCGACATACATTTCGGAGCCGCCATGGGAACCGCCCTGAACCGAAACAAGTTCCGTCACCACATTGTGCGCCTTAAGTGAATCGTAAAGTTCCTTACTCTGTTCCTTGTTCACAATCTGGTCCGATGTCCCATGGAACAAAATAACCGGCGGATCGTCTTCACTTGCGTAATACGGCGAACTTGCGACCATCCACTTGTCCTTATTGCCTTCCCGTTCAACACCGATAAACGCCCCCTCGTACGTACCCGGCCCCATAAAGTTTTCTATCGGGTTCATCGTGTAAATATCCGTCGGCGGAGACCAAAGCGTTGCCGCATCGATGCAACTGCTGAACGAAGTAAAATCACCGAGCGAGCCCACCAAATCTACAGTCACAGAACCGGACTTGCCTTCTTCCAAGCCACAGGTTGTTGCGACCAAACTAGACAGGTGACCGCCCGACGAAAATCCGGACATGGCGATAAAACTTGTATCAATTTTATACTTCGCCGCATTGCCACGCATAAAACGAACAACAGCCTTGAGGTCGTGCAACTGCGCCGGATATTTTGCATCACTTGCCGAACGGTGATTTGGAGTTGCCACGGCATAACCCGCCTTGAGATAAGCGGCACAGATTGTATTCAAGTCTGCAGAGCCCTTGGAATTGTTCATGCTCCAGGCGCTTCCATAAGTGTGGATGACTAACGGGTACGAATCCTTCTGCTCCTTGGGCAAGTAAACATCTAGCGTATGGTAAACTTGTCCATCGCCCACGTAATTTACATTGGCAAATTTTTCAGAATACTCTATTTTACCGTTACCGGACTGCTCTCCGCCAAAGCCGCCACCAAAATTACCCCCGCCCCACTGGGCAAACGAGGATACGGCAAGGCCAAAACCGAGAGCCAAGATTATTTGTTTCATCCAATCACTCCTACTAATTGTATATAAAATACCTCAAAAAAAATCTGTAGCGCAAGGATAGGACTATATTTCGTTGTACTCGTTCACAACTTTAGTGCAACAACACAGATTCCCTCCAAAGCCAGTCATTACTATTTTATTACATTTATCATTGATAAACAAAAAAATGATTCTTTAAGGATATTTTTATGAATATTGCAATTGTCGGTACCGGTTACGTAGGCCTTGTAAGCGGCACATGCTTTGCCGAAATGGGCGTCAATGTGACTTGCGTCGATGTGAACCAGGCTAAAATCGAATCTCTCCAGAAAGGCGAAATACCCATATACGAACCGGGTCTCGACGAAATGGTGCTCCGTAACCAGCGCGAAGGCCGCCTCAACTTCACGACCGACCTCGCGAGCGTCCTCGACAATGTCGAAATGGTATTCAGCGCCGTGGGTACGCCCCCCGACGAAGACGGTTCCGCCGACTTGCAGTACGTGCTCGCCGTGGCACGCACGTTCGGCCAGAACATCAAGAAGTACACCGTTCTCGTGACCAAGTCTACCGTCCCAGTCGGCACCGCCAAGAAGGTCAAGGCCGCCATCCAGGAAGAGCTCGACAAGCGTGGTGTGAACGTTCCGTTCGACGTCGCAAGCAATCCGGAATTTTTGAAGGAAGGCTCCGCCATCACGGACTTCATGAAGCCCGACCGCGTTGTCGTCGGTGTGGAAAGCGAACAGGCCAAGGAACTCATGACCCGCCTCTACCGCCCGATGATGCTCAACAACTTCCGCGTGATTTTCACGGACATCCCGAGCGCCGAAATGATCAAGTACGCCGCAAACTCCATGCTCGCAACCCGCATCAGCTTCATGAACGACATCGCAAACCTCTGCGAACTCGTGGGCGCCGACGTGAACATGGTCCGTAAGGGCATCGGTAGCGACACCCGCATCGGCAGCAAATTCCTCTACCCGGGCTGCGGCTACGGTGGAAGCTGCTTCCCGAAAGACGTGAAAGCCCTCATCAAGACCGCCGAAAAGAACGGCTACAAGATGGGCGTTCTCAAGGCCGTCGAAGAAGTGAACGAATACCAGAAGACGGTGCTGTTCAACAAGCTCGCCAAGCGCTTCGGTGGCGAAGCAAACCTCAAGGGCAAGACCATTGCCATGTGGGGCCTCGCCTTCAAGCCCGAAACTGATGACATGCGCGAAGCCACCGCCCTCGTGCTCATCGACCTCTTGACCAAGGCCGGCGCAACAATCCGCGTGTACGACCCAGTCGCCATGAACGAATGCAAGCGCCGCATGGCAGCACGCCCCGACGCAGCAACAATCGCAAGCCAAATCGTTTACTGCAACGACATGTACGAAGCTTTGCTCGATGCCGACGCCTTGCTGCTCGTCACCGAATGGAAGCAGTTCCGCATGCCGAGCTTCGGCGTGATGAAGAAGTCGATGAAGAACGCCCTCATCATCGACGGACGCAACATCTACGACGCAAAGGAGCTCGCCGACGCCGGCTTTGAATACAGCGCCATCGGTTGCTAAGGTATAGCCATGCTTGACAAAAACGTTATCCTCAATGGAAAGGCCGTTCTCGTTACAGGTGCAGCTGGATTTATCGGTTGCAACCTCTGCAAGAAGTTACTCAACGACTACAACTGCGCAGAACTCGTCGGACTCGATAGCATCACCGACTACTACGACGTGAACATCAAGCATGAACGCCTCAAGGAAATCGAAGCGCTCGCCACCGCCACCGGCAAGAAGTGGACGTTTATCAAAGCAAACCTCGCCGACAAGGCCGCCATCGACAGCCTGTTCGAGAAGTACCACTTTGCCGTC
This window of the Fibrobacter sp. UBA4297 genome carries:
- a CDS encoding cupin domain-containing protein, coding for MELIKKYDITVLCNPGVESAQLLTPENSRSEKVSVTKVSVMPGAEQPRHKHYTSEQVWVAVQGRGVLLLADDKEVPFEVGDVVRFAEKEIHGLRNMGPEIFEYICISTPPMNFAYAYMQAR
- the rseP gene encoding RIP metalloprotease RseP, encoding MFVLGLFALSFLVTIHELGHFIVAKWNKVRVNTFSVGFGKKLFRFKKGETEYCISAIPFGGYVAMAGENPDSIEEGKLPSQDDFLGKSVGARAAIAFAGPFVNIAFAFILLIFLYMVGVQEPDNKSLIVGFVAKNSSAEIAGIQPGDTITSINGKETQGWDDFREQIGVSLGADVMLEVHRGGAPLAIKVVPQELVIPAADSTSEPIKMGIGDIGIYPRNRVIVRLPPKEGTAAQKAGIAQGDTIFEINGEHISRYEDVVRLIDGSKGAEVNVTLLRNGEKVNVKMTPAYNEEFKRYIVGIQMGYVMFSETHLVRRGPVEAFEKTCATSWKMTTSIFRYFKRLFQGQVKVDAFSGPVSIVAVMGNVWMSGFQDFLMLLALISINLGVMNLLPLAITDGGLLMFLGIEKLRGKPLSLKTQSVIQNVAAAFFISFFVFITILDFGKISLFLK
- a CDS encoding flavodoxin family protein gives rise to the protein MNILVLSGSPRKGGNTDLLVESFVKGASQKNQVEVVSVHDYKINPCIGCNSCFDREDHKCCQKDDMQIIYDKMSNAEMLVIASPVYFYGLSAQLKAVIDRFHNPIRDTFRIHKMALLLVGAASLPELFDGILTQYRLCLNFFKLQDMGQVLVRGAKDKGDVGEIALQQAYELGKMLE
- a CDS encoding glycoside hydrolase family 9 protein, producing MKVKFGLKQFVPLAATVLSLATAATAATAYINQIGYRPSDPKEFALVDGAGDIEIVDAAGQTVLKVTPKAASHWDPSNQDVQLVDFSELKASGTYSIKQGGQVLRSDLKIADKTFEDIAKAALKWYYYQRASMPLEETYAGQWKRDAGHTNATVTLHNSTGASGTIESSKGWYDAGDYGRYIVNSGITTYTLLSLYEHFPDYFKTLKWNIPAEGALPDLLAEIKYNLDWMLTMQAADGMVYHKLSTLQFPGDVMPAKDTEKLYVIGKGTAAALDFAGVMAAAYRVYKPYDEAYATKCLEAAKKAYAWAEKNPKVAFNNPMDVATGSYGDGEFSDEKAFAGMELFISTGDASYKPTIDPNKVSIVPAWPEMYGLAVYGAATHATEVGADAETAKQMLLDFANEFAYVATKGFGVVMSQEDFVWGSNAVAGNQGVFLLHAYYVTGEQKYYEAAKKVMDYLLGKNPLDMSFVTGFGTKSPMMPHHRPSTADKVTPPVPGMVVGGPQPGGEDIGTKSWECKDYRTGQAATSYTDNRCSYATNEVAINWNAPFAYLAGALEALNAGFAPSFAVPGVAKGGTSALKPIVSRNRVSVETAPRLRFADQKVFIEKNGKRFDLKGHLIK
- a CDS encoding glycoside hydrolase family 9 protein, giving the protein MFVKNNALKSVALAALFAAPAFAATAYINQIGYRPGDIKELALVDANGNVDFVNAAGQVVLSVTPKAASYWDASGQNVQLVDFSKLAEAGKYSIKVNGNVLRSDLVVKSQTYEEIVKASIKWFYYQRASMALESQYAGKWARAAGHTNPTAELHNSTGASGTINSTKGWYDAGDYGRYIVNSGITTYTLLSLYEHFPQYFKALKWNIPAEGSLPDLLAEIKYNLDWMLTMQASDGGVYHKLTSLGFPGDVMPAQDNSKLYAIGKSTAGTFDFAAVMAMASRIYKPFDANYASKCLEAAKKAYAWGQQNPNRNYLANPSDVSTGAYENDNPNDEKVLAGTELFITTGDASYKQSGSSEYVSYWGDVMGLATYEKATHQAQFGGDANEAKQKILGTADNFANRAEKGFGVVMAKDDFVWGSNAVASNQGVWLLHAYYLTGNQKYYKAAVKVLDYLLGKNPLDMSFVTGYGTKSPKMPHHRPSTSDNVEEPIPGMLVGGPQPGGEDVGSAAEWKCADYRKGQAATAYTDQRCSYATNEVAINWNAPLAYLAGAIEAINAGYAPEFAANGVARQDVPASSSSETATSSSSSVPQSSSSAVASSSSSIPSVSSSSSANVESSSSQGTIAIHTPVESKVVRSQQPRFRFDGHSLFIEKNGKRFDLKGQRIK
- a CDS encoding DUF1349 domain-containing protein: MFDISKMKWVREPRNYSINQECVEIVTAPHTDLWQRTYYHFRNDNAPVLQIETEEKFFSFVVKTDFSESHHRFDQCGVALYLDSDNWLKASVEYENEKFQHLGSVVTNRGYSDWATTAIPADVKSMWYRLSRREDDYCIECSRDGVQFSQMRICHMLEGAGKIRFGIYACSPENSSFTARFTDMQVTECAWKAHDGQQPDA
- a CDS encoding TIGR03905 family TSCPD domain-containing protein, coding for MEETFKTKGTCATTIQFTRDGDIIRNIRFTGGCNGNLKAIAKLCEGMKAEDIAAKLLGNTCGGKPTSCADQLARAVLGMEA